The Candidatus Vesicomyosocius sp. SY067_SCS001 genome includes a window with the following:
- a CDS encoding NAD(P)/FAD-dependent oxidoreductase, whose amino-acid sequence MSHVVVIGASTGGLPFAYDIKKTLGKNHKVTVISNNPNFNFIPSNPWLAVGWRSEENISFLLEPYLKRKNIELIIGEANEIKPNDNQVMVGNQVINYDYLVLATGPKLAFDEIEGLGPEGHSVSICTTAHAESARQEWKKFCTSGGGPIVVGAVQGASCFGPAYEFATIMDTDLKKQGIRDKCPITFITAEPYIGHLGLGGVGDSKGLLESEFRQRHIKWITNAKVTNIAANKVTVDQVNDEGEVVKTIETATQYTMMLPAFKGVDTVAKLADIDAGFVNPRGFVIVNDYQQSPVKDNIFSIGVNIAIPPVEKTPVMCGTPKTGYMIESMVTAVVHNIEEMIANKAPTHIPTWNAVCIADMGDTGVTFVAMPQIPPRNVTWAKKGKMMHLAKIAFEKFFIRNMKTGNSEPAYQKYIFKILGIERLKKNKFLKK is encoded by the coding sequence ATGTCTCATGTTGTTGTTATTGGCGCAAGTACAGGCGGACTACCTTTTGCCTACGATATTAAAAAAACATTAGGAAAAAATCATAAGGTAACGGTTATTTCCAATAATCCAAACTTTAACTTTATCCCTTCAAACCCTTGGTTAGCTGTTGGTTGGCGTAGTGAAGAGAATATTAGTTTTTTACTTGAACCTTATTTAAAACGCAAAAATATTGAGCTTATTATTGGTGAGGCTAATGAAATCAAACCTAATGATAACCAAGTTATGGTTGGTAACCAGGTTATAAACTATGATTATTTAGTGCTAGCTACAGGTCCTAAACTTGCTTTTGACGAGATTGAAGGTTTAGGTCCTGAAGGTCATAGTGTTTCAATTTGCACTACTGCCCACGCTGAATCAGCACGCCAAGAATGGAAAAAGTTTTGTACAAGTGGTGGTGGGCCAATTGTTGTAGGTGCTGTACAGGGTGCCTCATGTTTTGGTCCAGCTTATGAATTCGCTACTATTATGGATACTGATCTTAAAAAACAAGGTATTCGTGATAAATGTCCTATCACTTTTATTACGGCAGAGCCATATATTGGCCATCTAGGATTGGGTGGTGTAGGTGATTCAAAAGGTTTATTAGAATCAGAATTTAGACAACGTCATATCAAGTGGATTACTAACGCTAAAGTTACTAATATTGCAGCTAATAAAGTTACGGTAGATCAAGTTAATGATGAAGGAGAGGTAGTTAAAACAATTGAAACAGCCACTCAGTATACTATGATGTTACCAGCCTTTAAGGGTGTTGATACAGTTGCGAAATTAGCAGATATAGATGCAGGTTTTGTTAATCCACGTGGATTTGTTATAGTAAATGATTATCAACAATCTCCTGTTAAAGATAATATCTTTTCAATCGGTGTGAATATTGCCATTCCCCCTGTTGAAAAAACACCTGTAATGTGCGGCACACCAAAAACAGGCTATATGATTGAATCCATGGTCACTGCTGTTGTACATAATATTGAAGAAATGATTGCTAATAAAGCACCTACTCATATCCCAACTTGGAATGCTGTTTGTATTGCTGACATGGGTGACACAGGTGTTACCTTTGTCGCTATGCCCCAAATTCCTCCCAGAAACGTTACCTGGGCCAAAAAAGGTAAAATGATGCATCTTGCTAAAATCGCCTTTGAGAAATTTTTTATTCGTAATATGAAAACTGGCAATTCTGAACCCGCTTACCAAAAGTACATTTTTAAAATATTAGGAATTGAACGTTTAAA